The following coding sequences lie in one Oscillatoria salina IIICB1 genomic window:
- the dnaX gene encoding DNA polymerase III subunit gamma/tau, with product MSYDPLHHKYRPQTFSQLVGQSAIATTLSNAIATEKIATAYLFSGPRGTGKTSSARILAKSLNCLAEGKPTPSPCGKCEVCRAIASGSALDTIEIDAASNTGVDNIREIIERAQFAPVQCRYKVYVIDECLTGDSLVLTSEGLRPIHDPSLAGKKVLSYNENRQVWEFKSVVRWLDQGIKETIIIKTSNREIQCTNNHLFRTESGWVAAEELATGMKIVSPMAGSISSYYTSQAFKFGKLAAYRFTGLQPSLGELPTFKEINQQRIPLNSKWQTSFEEIKSISVGESAQVYDLEIADNHNFIANGLLVHNCHMLSVSAFNSLLKTLEEPPRNVVFVLATTDPQRVLSTIISRCQRFDFRRIPLGEMVKHLQTIAAKENIEINPDAVTLVAQIANGGLRDAESLLDQLSLMSGTITVEKVWDLVGAVPERDLIKLLQAIATKKGEEVIKQCRYILDRGREPLVVLQNLAGFYRDLLIAKTAPTEKNLVALTEPTWNELVAEAKRWRIEDIFWGQKQLKESEVQIKNTTQPRLWLEVTLLALLAPQTVSLEAEQLSDSPVPQNRQFLNYREAKPNYQNSQPESHPEPRKKQDVSQKTVGNDESDRHESKTPQPQRRSPVDREPIPVNSTLPSSLEQIWEEVLTNLKPPTTQAFFRQQSHLIEFQDTFAFIGVHSPNIIQLAQQKSSNIEAAFKQVCGKNIRVSIKVKSPPSSTKTEQKSVGENSSLPKPQNSVQSPEIQSPTMERKINTVVPNEEVKVKAETSSTALQVTETTEVNVPEFPENQSPKNLANYDDGAVKKAVSKLTEFFQGKVITLDGNFLAGETKLTNGDNLVTDSPERDEVDDFSSTSPTIFSEDDEIPF from the coding sequence GTGCGCGAATTTTGGCTAAATCGCTCAATTGTTTGGCTGAGGGGAAACCAACACCTTCTCCTTGTGGAAAGTGCGAGGTATGTCGGGCGATCGCTTCGGGTTCAGCCCTAGATACGATCGAAATTGATGCTGCTTCTAATACTGGGGTTGATAATATTCGCGAAATTATTGAACGCGCTCAATTTGCTCCCGTTCAATGTCGCTATAAAGTTTATGTGATTGATGAATGTTTAACTGGCGATTCTTTAGTTTTAACCAGTGAAGGTTTAAGACCTATTCATGACCCTAGTTTGGCAGGAAAAAAGGTTCTTAGCTATAACGAAAATCGCCAAGTTTGGGAATTTAAATCAGTGGTACGCTGGTTAGACCAAGGCATTAAAGAAACTATAATTATTAAAACTTCTAATCGCGAAATTCAATGCACTAACAATCACTTATTCAGAACGGAATCTGGCTGGGTAGCTGCGGAAGAATTAGCTACAGGAATGAAAATTGTTTCGCCGATGGCAGGATCGATTAGTAGTTATTATACTTCTCAAGCTTTTAAGTTTGGTAAATTAGCAGCCTATAGATTTACAGGCTTACAACCGAGTTTGGGAGAACTTCCTACTTTTAAAGAAATTAATCAACAAAGAATTCCCCTAAATAGCAAATGGCAAACCAGTTTTGAGGAAATAAAATCAATTAGTGTTGGGGAATCGGCACAAGTTTACGACCTAGAAATTGCTGACAATCACAATTTTATTGCTAATGGTTTGCTCGTGCATAACTGCCATATGCTCTCAGTTTCAGCGTTTAATTCTTTGCTGAAAACTTTAGAAGAACCGCCGAGAAATGTCGTTTTTGTGCTGGCTACTACCGATCCCCAACGGGTACTGTCAACAATTATTTCTCGCTGTCAAAGATTTGATTTTCGTCGTATTCCTCTAGGGGAAATGGTCAAGCATTTGCAAACAATTGCGGCAAAAGAAAATATAGAAATTAACCCAGATGCGGTTACTTTAGTTGCTCAAATTGCTAATGGCGGACTGAGAGATGCAGAAAGTCTTTTGGATCAATTAAGTTTGATGTCGGGGACAATTACGGTTGAGAAAGTTTGGGATTTAGTTGGTGCTGTTCCGGAACGAGATTTAATTAAGTTGTTACAAGCGATCGCTACCAAAAAAGGTGAGGAAGTTATCAAACAGTGTCGCTATATTTTGGATCGCGGTCGAGAACCTTTGGTCGTTCTCCAAAATTTGGCTGGTTTTTATCGTGATTTATTGATTGCTAAAACTGCTCCTACAGAAAAGAATTTAGTTGCTTTAACAGAACCGACTTGGAATGAGTTAGTGGCTGAAGCCAAAAGATGGCGAATTGAAGATATTTTCTGGGGACAAAAACAGCTTAAAGAGAGCGAAGTGCAAATTAAAAATACTACTCAGCCGCGTTTGTGGTTAGAAGTAACGTTGTTGGCGTTGTTAGCACCACAAACAGTTAGTTTAGAAGCCGAACAATTGTCCGATTCGCCCGTGCCGCAAAATCGCCAGTTCCTCAATTACCGCGAAGCGAAACCAAACTATCAGAATTCTCAGCCAGAAAGTCATCCTGAACCAAGGAAAAAGCAAGATGTATCTCAAAAAACGGTTGGAAACGATGAGAGCGATCGCCATGAATCGAAAACACCTCAACCACAACGGCGATCGCCAGTAGATCGCGAACCTATACCAGTAAATTCTACTCTCCCATCTTCTTTGGAGCAAATCTGGGAAGAGGTATTAACTAACCTTAAACCTCCTACTACTCAAGCTTTTTTCCGCCAGCAATCTCATCTGATTGAATTTCAAGACACTTTTGCTTTTATAGGTGTTCATTCCCCGAATATAATTCAACTTGCCCAACAAAAATCCTCAAATATTGAAGCTGCTTTTAAACAAGTTTGCGGTAAAAATATCAGAGTAAGTATCAAAGTCAAAAGTCCTCCTAGCTCAACCAAAACTGAGCAAAAATCAGTTGGGGAAAATTCCTCGCTCCCGAAACCACAAAATTCAGTTCAATCTCCTGAGATTCAATCGCCGACAATGGAGCGCAAAATCAATACTGTTGTGCCAAATGAGGAAGTGAAAGTTAAGGCAGAAACTTCATCTACAGCTTTGCAGGTAACGGAAACAACTGAAGTAAATGTCCCTGAATTCCCAGAAAATCAATCGCCCAAAAATCTTGCTAATTATGATGATGGGGCAGTCAAAAAAGCGGTTTCTAAACTGACTGAATTTTTCCAGGGAAAAGTGATTACTTTAGACGGTAACTTTTTGGCAGGAGAAACTAAATTAACAAACGGCGATAATCTAGTTACTGACTCTCCAGAGCGAGATGAAGTTGATGATTTTTCTTCAACTTCGCCAACTATTTTTTCCGAAGATGATGAGATCCCTTTTTAA